A window of the Streptomyces sp. NBC_00454 genome harbors these coding sequences:
- a CDS encoding glycosyltransferase produces the protein MSTVSVVIPCYKYGHFLADCVRSVLDEQEGVDVRVLIIDDASPDDSAEVARALAAADPRIEVRVHEKNQGHIATYNEGLLEWADGDYVALLSADDRLVPGALVRAAGLLDAHPEAGFAYGRPLRFQHGGPLPQARTRSTGSVVYPGRWWLERRFREGTGCITSPEVVVRTSLQRKVGGYDPELPHAGDIEMWMRLAAHADVGYVSGADQAFYRVHGNNMSTTDFGGQLDDLRQRLVAFDSVLEKCGGLLPEAARLSVLARTRLARYALRRAYRAYDRGRTGVVPVEELEAFAAECVADYTSLAEYGALRRRRRIGARAMPYLQPLVLSAVADRGREWLWWRSWKRRGI, from the coding sequence GTGAGCACCGTCAGCGTGGTCATCCCCTGCTACAAATACGGGCACTTCCTCGCCGACTGCGTCAGAAGCGTCCTCGACGAGCAGGAGGGCGTGGACGTCCGCGTCCTGATCATCGACGACGCCTCCCCGGACGACTCCGCGGAAGTCGCCAGGGCGCTGGCGGCCGCCGACCCCCGGATCGAGGTCCGGGTCCACGAGAAGAACCAGGGCCACATCGCCACCTACAACGAAGGCCTGCTGGAATGGGCCGACGGGGACTACGTGGCCCTGCTCTCGGCCGACGACCGGCTGGTCCCCGGAGCCCTGGTGCGCGCCGCGGGCCTGCTCGACGCCCATCCCGAGGCCGGCTTCGCCTACGGCAGGCCGCTGCGGTTCCAGCACGGCGGGCCGCTTCCCCAGGCCCGGACCCGCAGTACCGGTTCGGTGGTCTACCCCGGCCGCTGGTGGCTGGAGCGGCGCTTCCGCGAGGGCACCGGGTGCATCACCTCGCCCGAGGTGGTCGTCCGCACCAGCCTCCAGCGCAAGGTCGGAGGATACGACCCGGAGCTCCCGCACGCCGGGGACATCGAGATGTGGATGAGGCTCGCGGCGCACGCCGACGTGGGCTACGTCAGCGGGGCCGACCAGGCCTTCTACCGGGTCCACGGCAACAACATGTCCACCACGGACTTCGGCGGACAGCTCGACGACCTGCGCCAGCGCCTCGTCGCCTTCGACTCGGTCCTGGAGAAGTGCGGCGGGCTGCTCCCGGAGGCCGCCCGGCTGTCGGTCCTGGCGCGGACCCGGCTGGCCCGGTACGCGCTGCGGCGCGCCTACCGGGCCTACGACCGGGGGCGCACCGGGGTGGTGCCGGTCGAGGAACTGGAGGCGTTCGCCGCCGAGTGCGTGGCGGACTACACCTCGCTCGCCGAGTACGGGGCCCTGCGCAGGCGCCGGCGGATCGGGGCCCGCGCGATGCCCTACCTCCAGCCGCTGGTGCTCTCGGCCGTAGCCGACCGGGGGCGCGAGTGGCTGTGGTGGCGCTCCTGGAAACGCCGAGGGATATAG